One Streptomonospora salina genomic window, CAGCGCGAGGCGGGCCACGCCGGTGCGCGCGGCCATCGGCCACAGGTCGGGGTCGCGGGTGCAGGTGCCCTCGGGGTAGAAGATCACCGAGGAGCCGTCGCGGGTGAGGGCGGTCTCGGCCTCCTGCAGCGCCTTGATGGCGTCGGTGCTGCCGCGTTTGACCGGAATCTGGCCGGTGCTGCGGGCCACGGCGCCGACCACGGGAATGCGGAAGACGCCCTCCTTGGCGGTGAAGGTCGGCCAGCGCCGCCCGGCGACGTAGAGATAGTGGGAGATGGTCAGGGGGTCGGCCATCGACAGGTGGTTGGCGGCGAGGATCACGCCGCCTTCACGCGGGATGTTGTCCTCGCCCTGCCACTCGCTCCTGGTGACCGCTCCCAGGACGGGGCGGACGATCGAGGCCACGACCGCCTTGACCCACCGGGATTCGCGCTGCTTTGCCACGGACTCCTCCGATTCGACCTTCATCGCCGCTTCCGCGCCGGCCCGACCCGCGTCGGCGAATCCGGCGGGGGCCGGCGGCCGGGTGCGGCCGGTCCAGTCTAGGCGGCCGGGAAGATGGCCCACGTCGCGCCCGTTGCAACCGGCGAGCGGGCGGGGCGGCACCCGGCGCGGGCAGCGGCCGCCGCGGGAGTGCCGAGCGATCCGCGAGCCGAGGGAGGGACGATGTCGCTACGGGACCCGGACCGGCCCTGGTCGCTGGTGATTCCGGTGAAGCGCCTGGAGCGCGCCAAGTCCCGACTGGCGGGCGCCGCTGACCTGCCGCGCTGCGAGCTCGCGCTGGCGGTGGCCTGCGACACGGTGATGGCGGCTGTGGCGGCGGAGCGGGTGGGCGCGGTGTTCGCCGTCACCGAGGACGGGCGGGCCGCGGCGGCGCTGGAGGCGCTGGGTGCGCGGGCGGTCGGCGGCGAGCCGGGCACGGGGCTCAACCCCGCGCTGGAGTACGGCGCCGCCGAGGCCGGGCGGGCGAACCCCGGGTGGGGGCGTTGCGCTCTGTCGGCCGACCTGCCCGCGCTGCGGCCGGGCGAGCTCGACGGCGTGCTCGCGCTGACGCAGGAGGCCGGGCACGCGTTCCTCAGCGACACGCCGGGGGTGGGCACCACGCTGTATGCGGCGCGGGCCGGGGCGCGATTCGCCCCGGCGTTCGAGGGCGGCTCGCGGCTGCGGCACCTCGCGGGCGGGGCGGCCGAACTGGACGGGTCGGCGGCGCCGAGTGTGCGGCGCGACGTGGACACCCCCGCCGATCTGCGCGAGGCCGCCCGGCTGGGCGTGGGGCCGCACACGGCCAAGCTGCTCGCCGGTGCCGGATGGTGAGGTCCCGCGGGCCGGAGCGGGACCGCTGCGCACGCAGAAGCGCCCGGCCCCACTGCGGGGATCCGGGCGCGACTGCGTCCTCAAGCCTCGGCTGTGCCGGGGATCACTGCTCTCCGTTCACCAGGGCCTTGAAATCGGACCCCGGGCGGAACTTCGGCACGTAGCTCGCCGGGACGTCGATAGTCGCCCCGGTAGCGGGGTTGCGGGCCTCACGAGCGGCCCGTTCGCCCCTCTCGAAGACCCCGAAGCCGGTTACGGCGACTTTCTCGCCGGATGCCACGGTCGACTGGATCGTGTCCAGCACCGCGTTGACGGCCTCGGTGGCGGTCTTCTTGTCGCCCATACGGTCAGAGATCGCGTCGATCAGGTCACGCTTGTTCATTGGTTCCTCCGGTTCCCCCTTGCTCGCACGAAATTAGGGGACAGCATGCCCTGGACACAAACACAAACGCCCCTGAATTCAGCGTGTCGGGGGGTCTTCGACCTGCGGAACGTTCTCGCGCGTCATCCGGAGGAGCCGTTCGGAGGCGCAGACAGGATCCCTTTTGACCCCTTCCGTGAAGCCCAGAAGCCTACGTATGGCGGGAATCCGGACATCCGGCGGCGGAGAGCCGGCGGCCCGTGGAGCACCGTCCGCAACCGGCGTGTCGAATCAAGGTAAAATTCCGGGATCGGCGGCCTACTGCGTGGCGGGAAGCCAAGCGTGGCGCTGCTTCTCGAACGCGTCGACGTCGTCGGTGTGACGCAGCGTGAGCGCGATGTCGTCCAGGCCCTCCATCAGCCGCCAGCGGGTGTAGTCGTCGAGCTCGAACGGCTGGACGACGTCGCCGGCGCGGACTTCGCGCTCCTGGAGGTCGACGGTCACCTGCGTGGCGGGGTCGGCCTCCACCGCCTCCCACAGCCGCTCGATGACCTCGTAGGGCAGCACGACCGCCAGCAGGCCGCCCTTGAGGGCGTTGCCGCGGAAGATGTCGCCGAAGCGCGGCGCGAGCACCGCTTTGAAGCCGTAGTCCTGCAGCGCCCAGACGGCGTGCTCGCGCGAGGAGCCGGTGCCGAAGTCGGTGTCGGCGATGAGGACGCTGCCCTGGGAGAACTCCGGCTTGTTCAGCACGAACCCGGGATCGTTGGCCCGCCAGGCGGCGAAGAGGCCGTCTTCGAACCCGGTGCGGGCGACCCGCTTGAGGTAGACGGCGGGGATGATCTGGTCGGTGTCCACGTTGCTGTGGCGCAGCGGCACGGCGCTGCCGGTGTGGACGGTGAACTTCTCCATGTGCGCTGTCAGCTCTTTCGTGCCTGTGGTTGTGCGGGCGGGCTACAGGTCGGCGGGCGAGGACAGGGTGCCCTGCACTGCGGTCGCGGCGGCCACCAGCGGCGAGACGAGGTGGGTGCGGCCGCCCTTGCCCTGGCGGCCCTCGAAGTTGCGGTTGGAGGTCGAGGCGCTGCGCTCGCCCGGCTGGAGCTGGTCGGGGTTCATCCCCAGGCACATCGAGCAGCCGGCCTCGCGCCACTCCGCGCCGGCGGCGGTGAAGACCTCGCCCAGGCCCTCGGCGTTCGCCTGCTCCTTGACCCGCATGGAGCCGGGTACGACCAGCATGCGGACACCGTCGGCGACCGTGCGGCCCTCGATGACCTCGGCGGCGGCGCGCAGGTCTTCGATGCGCCCGTTGGTGCAGGAGCCCAGGAAGACGGTGTCGATCCCGATGTCGCGCATCCGCGTGCCCGCTTCGAGGCCCATATAGGCCAGGGCCTTCTCGGCGGCGGCGCGCTCGGCGGGGTCGGCGAAGTCCTCCGGCGCGGGAACGGCGCTGTCCAGCTGCACGCCCTGTCCGGGGTTGGTACCCCAGGTGACGAACGGGCTC contains:
- a CDS encoding lysophospholipid acyltransferase family protein, coding for MAKQRESRWVKAVVASIVRPVLGAVTRSEWQGEDNIPREGGVILAANHLSMADPLTISHYLYVAGRRWPTFTAKEGVFRIPVVGAVARSTGQIPVKRGSTDAIKALQEAETALTRDGSSVIFYPEGTCTRDPDLWPMAARTGVARLALTAGVPVVPLAHWGEQHLLRYGTAKLRPFPRKRVQMAAGPPVDLSAYRGRPMTATVLREATGEIMRAITDLQAGLRGEVPPAEPYDMKKGRRTAAAGSTTPEVSAAADPADPAAAGPAAAGPAGEDGAKAAGDGGAGEHGSDGEGTPRR
- the cofC gene encoding 2-phospho-L-lactate guanylyltransferase; the protein is MSLRDPDRPWSLVIPVKRLERAKSRLAGAADLPRCELALAVACDTVMAAVAAERVGAVFAVTEDGRAAAALEALGARAVGGEPGTGLNPALEYGAAEAGRANPGWGRCALSADLPALRPGELDGVLALTQEAGHAFLSDTPGVGTTLYAARAGARFAPAFEGGSRLRHLAGGAAELDGSAAPSVRRDVDTPADLREAARLGVGPHTAKLLAGAGW
- a CDS encoding HU family DNA-binding protein, which gives rise to MNKRDLIDAISDRMGDKKTATEAVNAVLDTIQSTVASGEKVAVTGFGVFERGERAAREARNPATGATIDVPASYVPKFRPGSDFKALVNGEQ
- the leuD gene encoding 3-isopropylmalate dehydratase small subunit, producing MEKFTVHTGSAVPLRHSNVDTDQIIPAVYLKRVARTGFEDGLFAAWRANDPGFVLNKPEFSQGSVLIADTDFGTGSSREHAVWALQDYGFKAVLAPRFGDIFRGNALKGGLLAVVLPYEVIERLWEAVEADPATQVTVDLQEREVRAGDVVQPFELDDYTRWRLMEGLDDIALTLRHTDDVDAFEKQRHAWLPATQ